From the genome of Miscanthus floridulus cultivar M001 chromosome 10, ASM1932011v1, whole genome shotgun sequence, one region includes:
- the LOC136484826 gene encoding disease resistance protein RGA5-like yields MERMQAALNVLSKQPADCVSDLDKLWARDLKELSYDIEDSVDTFMLRVDGAHANPRRLTGFRRFIDKIGLIDKMKLVKQAKVRRRVAMELEDIKTRVTEVAARRERYTTVPTEQPDTKAIIDPRIQALFEDVPDLVGIDGPAERLASLLTQGRENLMVASIVGLGGLGKTTLANSVYQRLGSQFKCQAFVSVSLKPDIKRTLSSILRQVRTNNCTDDGEKDPANANDGEKDPEELIRSIRKCLNDKRYFIVIDDLWDESAWKLSSVL; encoded by the coding sequence ATGGAGAGGATGCAGGCGGCCCTCAACGTCTTGTCCAAGCAGCCAGCAGATTGCGTTAGCGATCTTGACAAGCTGTGGGCGAGGGATTTGAAGGAGCTGTCCTACGACATAGAGGACAGCGTGGATACATTCATGCTGCGTGTGGATGGTGCTCACGCGAATCCACGCAGATTGACTGGTTTCAGGAGGTTCATCGATAAGATCGGCCTCATTGACAAGATGAAGTTGGTAAAACAGGCCAAGGTTCGTCGCCGGGTCGCCATGGAGCTCGAAGACATCAAGACCCGTGTCACAGAGGTGGCTGCTAGGAGGGAGAGGTACACTACCGTCCCCACAGAGCAGCCTGACACAAAAGCCATCATCGATCCGCGCATCCAAGCTCTCTTTGAAGATGTGCCCGACCTCGTTGGCATCGATGGCCCCGCAGAGAGGCTTGCCAGCTTGCTGACGCAAGGGAGGGAGAACCTTATGGTTGCCTCGATTGTTGGACTAGGAGGCCTTGGTAAGACGACGCTTGCCAATTCTGTGTATCAAAGACTCGGAAGCCAATTCAAGTGTCAAGCTTTCGTCTCAGTGTCACTTAAGCCAGACATAAAGAGGACCTTAAGCAGCATACTACGTCAAGTCAGGACTAACAACTGCACCGACGACGGTGAAAAAGATCCCGCCAACGCCAACGACGGAGAAAAAGATCCCGAGGAACTTATAAGGAGTATAAGGAAATGCCTCAATGACAAGAG